From Canis lupus dingo isolate Sandy chromosome 24, ASM325472v2, whole genome shotgun sequence, a single genomic window includes:
- the PLAGL2 gene encoding zinc finger protein PLAGL2 — protein MTTFFTSVPPWIQDAKQEEEVGWKLVPRPRGREAESQVKCQCEISGTPFSNGEKLRPHSLPHPEQRPYSCPQLHCGKAFASKYKLYRHMATHSAQKPHQCMYCDKMFHRKDHLRNHLQTHDPNKEALHCSECGKNYNTKLGYRRHLAMHAASSGDLSCKVCLQTFESTQALLEHLKAHSRRVAGGAKEKKHPCDHCDRRFYTRKDVRRHLVVHTGRKDFLCQYCAQRFGRKDHLTRHVKKSHSQELLKIKTEPVDMLGLLSCSSTVSVKEELSPVLCMASRDVMGAKAFPGMLPMGMYGAHIPTMPSTGMPHSLVHNTLPMGMSYPLESSPISSPAQLPPKYQLGSTSYLPDKLPKVEVDSFLAELPGSLSLSSAEPQPASPQPAAAAALLDEALLTKSPANLSEALCAANVDFSHLLGFLPLNLPPCNPPGATGGLVMGYSQAEAQPLLTTLQAQPQDSPGAGGPLNFGPLHSLPPVFTSGLSTTTLPRFHQAFQ, from the exons ATGACCACATTTTTCACCAGCGTCCCCCCCTGGATTCAAGATGcaaagcaggaggaggaagtgggcTGGAAACTAGTTCCCAGGCCTCGGGGCCGGGAGGCGGAGAGTCAAGTGAAGTGCCAATGTGAAATCTCGGGGACGCCCTTCTCAAATGGGGAGAAGCTGAGGCCTCACAGCCTCCCCCATCCAGAGCAGAGACCGTATAGCTGCCCTCAGCTGCACTGTGGCAAGGCTTTTGCCTCCAAGTACAAGCTATATAG GCACATGGCCACCCACTCAGCCCAGAAACCCCACCAGTGTATGTACTGTGATAAGATGTTTCATCGCAAGGACCATTTGCGGAATCACCTGCAGACCCATGACCCCAACAAAGAGGCCCTTCACTGTTCTGAGTGCGGTAAGAATTACAATACGAAGCTAGGCTACCGGCGCCACCTGGCTATGCATGCCGCCAGCAGCGGTGACCTCAGCTGTAAGGTGTGCCTGCAGACCTTTGAGAGTACCCAGGCCCTACTAGAGCACCTGAAGGCCCACTCACGCCGAGTAGCAGGCGGTGCCAAGGAGAAGAAGCACCCCTGTGACCACTGTGACCGGCGGTTCTATACTCGAAAGGATGTGCGGCGGCACCTGGTGGTGCACACAGGCCGGAAGGACTTCCTATGCCAGTACTGTGCCCAGCGGTTTGGCCGCAAGGACCACCTGACACGTCACGTCAAGAAGAGCCACTCGCAGGAGCTGCTCAAAATCAAGACAGAGCCAGTGGACATGTTAGGCCTACTCAGCTGCAGCTCCACAGTCAGTGTGAAGGAAGAGCTGAGCCCTGTACTGTGCATGGCCTCTCGGGACGTGATGGGGGCCAAGGCCTTCCCTGGCATGTTGCCCATGGGCATGTATGGTGCCCACATCCCTACCATGCCCAGCACAGGCATGCCACACTCCCTGGTGCACAACACGCTGCCCATGGGTATGAGCTACCCTCTGGAATCCTCACCAATCTCTTCCCCAGCTCAGCTTCCTCCAAAATACCAGCTTGGATCTACCTCATACTTGCCTGACAAATTGCCCAAAGTGGAGGTGGATAGTTTTTTGGCGGAGCTTCCTGGAAGCCTGTCTCTCTCGTCCGCTGAACCCCAGCCCGCCTCACCTCAGCCGGCGGCAGCTGCGGCCCTCCTAGATGAAGCACTGCTCACCAAGAGCCCCGCCAACCTCTCTGAGGCCCTCTGCGCTGCTAATGTGGACTTCTCCCACTTACTGGGCTTTCTTCCACTCAATCTACCCCCATGTAACCCGCCCGGGGCCACAGGAGGCCTGGTCATGGGCTACTCCCAGGCCGAGGCACAGCCCTTGCTCACCACTTTGCAAGCTCAGCCTCAAGActccccaggagctgggggacCACTGAACTTTGGACCTCTGCACTCCTTGCCTCCTGTCTTCACCTCTGGCCTGAGCACCACCACCCTGCCTCGTTTCCACCAGGCATTCCAGTAG